The Desulfobulbus propionicus DSM 2032 DNA segment CCCGATCAATCTCCCATTTGCCGCCCGGAACAGGGGCGGCACAACCGGTCAGGAGCACGGCGGCCAGCAAACAAAACAATAACCGCATCATGACATGATGGTGCATGCCGTCCTCTCGTTGCTTGGTCTTGTGCATGAACAGTTCCTCCCTCCATCGTCCCCTGCTTTTCCTCTTCACCCCGTTCCTCCTGCTCCTGCTTTTCGGCCTGCTCGCCGGTTGCGGCACGTGCAGGCAACAGACCCCGGAAAGGGGGTATCATCACCTGCTCGTCCTCGGCGATCCGCATCTGCCGGGAACCAATCTACCGCAGAAAGAAAACATTATCGATACAATCAACACCTGGGAGGATGTCGACCTGGTGGTTGCCGTGGGCGATATTTGCGATGTGTACGGCACCGAGGCCGAATACGCGGCGGCCGGGGCCTTTTTCGCCAGGCTGCGCAAGCCGCTGGTACCCATCGCCGGCAACCACGACTACATCTATGCAACCCCCACAACCGCTTCCGGCGGCTACCTCACCGGCTCGCCCGCATCCCAACAGGCAAAGCTGCGTATCTTTCGCCAAACCTTCGGCCTGCGGCATCTCTTTTCCAGCAAGACGATCGGTGGCTACCATGTCCTGTTTCTTTCCACCGACCATCCGAGTTTTGCCGCCGGCATCTCGGAAAGCCAGCTTGACTGGCTGCGCGGCCAACTCTATCGCCACCGGACCACGCCGACCATCGTCTTTTTCCATGGACCGCTCAAGGGGACGCAACATGCCTTCAAGCACTACGTCAACCGGCCCCAGGCCATTGCCCAGCCGGCCGAGATCCTGCACACGATCATCACCGCCAACCCGCAGATTTTCCTCTGGGTCTCCGGCCACACCCATACCCCGCCGACTGAGACGAGCTACGCCGATCCCATCAACCTCTACGCCAACCAAGTGACCAACATCCACAACATGGACATGAAGCGGGAGACGATCTGGACCAACTCGCTGCTGCTCTATCCGGACCGGGTGGTGGTCAAAACCTATCGCCACAACGACGGGGTGTGGCTGGCGGAACTGGAGCGCACCATCCGGCCGCCCCGGCTGCGAACCATGCGGGAGCAC contains these protein-coding regions:
- a CDS encoding metallophosphoesterase family protein codes for the protein MNSSSLHRPLLFLFTPFLLLLLFGLLAGCGTCRQQTPERGYHHLLVLGDPHLPGTNLPQKENIIDTINTWEDVDLVVAVGDICDVYGTEAEYAAAGAFFARLRKPLVPIAGNHDYIYATPTTASGGYLTGSPASQQAKLRIFRQTFGLRHLFSSKTIGGYHVLFLSTDHPSFAAGISESQLDWLRGQLYRHRTTPTIVFFHGPLKGTQHAFKHYVNRPQAIAQPAEILHTIITANPQIFLWVSGHTHTPPTETSYADPINLYANQVTNIHNMDMKRETIWTNSLLLYPDRVVVKTYRHNDGVWLAELERTIRPPRLRTMREHEAKR